A section of the Roseomonas marmotae genome encodes:
- the bcsD gene encoding cellulose biosynthesis protein BcsD: MTQMDRTALAYLARKDAGAQWRGFLRALLETLEGQLDQPARDALLREVGRRFAAAMPLPPAETLAGLEARMNEALAAAAWGYVTLALDPQDRRLHFTHHAAPCIATAGDGAGAWLGPVLEGLFGTWLSAQPGGEEAGAATVRLTSLEPGLARLQFGA; encoded by the coding sequence ATGACGCAGATGGACCGGACGGCCCTGGCCTACTTGGCACGGAAGGATGCCGGCGCGCAGTGGCGCGGCTTCCTGCGGGCCCTGCTGGAGACACTGGAAGGGCAGCTGGACCAGCCGGCGCGCGATGCCCTGCTGCGCGAGGTCGGACGGCGTTTCGCCGCCGCCATGCCCCTGCCGCCAGCCGAGACGCTGGCGGGCCTGGAGGCCCGCATGAACGAGGCGCTGGCCGCCGCCGCCTGGGGCTATGTGACGCTGGCGCTGGACCCGCAGGACCGCCGGCTCCACTTCACCCACCATGCCGCCCCCTGTATCGCCACCGCCGGGGATGGGGCCGGCGCCTGGCTGGGCCCGGTGCTGGAGGGGCTCTTTGGCACCTGGCTCAGCGCCCAGCCCGGTGGGGAGGAGGCGGGCGCCGCCACGGTGCGGCTGACCTCCCTCGAACCGGGGCTGGCAAGGCTGCAATTCGGCGCCTGA
- a CDS encoding MBL fold metallo-hydrolase encodes MEIDRRGLIAAAGALAAAPLLARLGIGPASAQTQAAPAADAAASGPAQAPGFYRFKLGSRVVTVVHDGFGNRPRPTQGFVRNAEPAAVEAALKAAYLPTDALRIPYTVPFLETADGIIAFDTGTGGQLGNTAGRLAANMQAAGLDPAKVTQVIFTHFHGDHITGLTTADDKPVFPNAEIIVPEAEWAYWTDEATASRAPEAMKGAFANVRRRFDPYKERIRRIGSEGEVVPGIVALATPGHTPGHTSYLLADGNAQALILGDVTNRPELNLANPGWHLVFDMDAEQAEKARRAIFDRVSTDRIRCVGYHFPFPANGYVAKEGDGYRFIPADWSSVV; translated from the coding sequence ATGGAGATAGATCGGCGTGGCTTGATCGCGGCGGCGGGAGCCCTGGCCGCGGCACCTCTTCTGGCACGGCTGGGCATCGGCCCCGCTTCCGCCCAGACCCAGGCGGCCCCTGCCGCCGATGCGGCGGCCAGCGGCCCGGCCCAGGCGCCCGGCTTCTACCGCTTCAAGCTGGGCAGCCGGGTCGTGACGGTGGTGCATGACGGCTTCGGCAACCGCCCCCGCCCCACCCAGGGCTTCGTTCGCAATGCGGAGCCGGCGGCGGTGGAGGCGGCGCTGAAGGCCGCCTATCTGCCCACCGATGCCCTCCGCATTCCCTATACCGTTCCCTTCCTGGAGACGGCGGACGGCATCATCGCCTTTGACACCGGCACGGGCGGGCAGCTCGGCAATACGGCGGGGCGGCTCGCGGCCAATATGCAGGCAGCGGGGCTGGACCCCGCGAAGGTGACGCAGGTCATCTTCACCCATTTCCACGGCGACCATATCACCGGCCTGACCACCGCCGACGACAAGCCCGTCTTCCCCAATGCCGAGATCATCGTCCCCGAGGCCGAATGGGCCTACTGGACGGACGAGGCCACGGCCTCCCGCGCGCCGGAGGCCATGAAGGGCGCCTTCGCCAATGTCCGCCGGCGCTTCGATCCCTACAAGGAGCGCATCCGCAGGATCGGCAGCGAGGGCGAGGTGGTGCCGGGCATCGTGGCCCTGGCCACGCCGGGCCATACGCCCGGCCATACCAGCTACCTGCTGGCGGACGGCAATGCCCAGGCGCTGATCCTGGGCGACGTGACCAACCGGCCCGAGTTGAACCTGGCCAATCCGGGCTGGCACCTGGTCTTCGACATGGATGCCGAGCAGGCGGAGAAGGCCCGGCGCGCGATCTTCGACCGCGTCTCCACCGACCGCATCCGCTGCGTCGGCTATCACTTCCCCTTCCCGGCGAATGGCTATGTCGCCAAGGAAGGCGATGGCTACCGCTTCATTCCGGCGGACTGGTCGAGCGTGGTCTGA
- a CDS encoding class I SAM-dependent RNA methyltransferase, translated as MPLQESLEFEIARLGAAGDGVAAGADGRPVFIPYALPGERVSARLAGKQGEGQAAELTGLLRPAPERVTPPCPHFGRCGGCVLQHMAIPPYAEWKRARLAEALSRAGYADAPVAEPAVTPPHTRRRADLALRRADGVPVLGFHARGSGAVVDLSTCVVLDPRLVALFGPLKTLLRSLSAFRREGSAVLNLLETGPDLLLRLDGIPSPTDRALLAEFAGAHGLPRIACAPLKGGVAENVAQVAPVSITLGDVPVAPAPGAFLQATPQGEAAIVAAVLAGLPPKLTGKARIADLYAGLGTLSFPLSARARVTAYEGAPDAVAALDAAARKSGGRVTAVKRDLARQPLSVKELEAFAAVVLDPPYAGAADQIPALARSAVQRIIYVSCNPAALGRDAGLLNAGGWRLVSATPIDQFLWSAQLEAVMVFARGA; from the coding sequence ATGCCCCTGCAAGAGTCGCTGGAATTCGAGATCGCGCGCCTCGGCGCCGCTGGCGACGGTGTCGCCGCCGGTGCGGATGGCCGCCCCGTCTTCATCCCCTATGCCCTGCCCGGGGAGCGTGTCTCGGCCCGCCTCGCCGGCAAGCAGGGGGAGGGGCAGGCGGCCGAGCTGACCGGCCTGCTGCGCCCGGCCCCCGAGCGCGTCACCCCGCCATGCCCGCATTTCGGCCGCTGCGGCGGCTGCGTGCTGCAGCACATGGCCATTCCGCCCTATGCCGAATGGAAGCGCGCCCGGCTGGCCGAGGCGCTCTCCCGCGCCGGCTATGCCGATGCGCCGGTGGCCGAGCCCGCCGTCACCCCGCCCCATACGCGCCGCCGGGCGGACCTGGCGCTGCGCCGGGCCGATGGCGTGCCGGTCCTGGGCTTCCATGCGCGGGGCAGCGGCGCGGTGGTCGACCTCTCCACCTGCGTCGTGCTGGACCCCCGGCTGGTGGCGCTGTTCGGACCGCTGAAGACGCTGCTGCGCAGCCTCTCCGCCTTCCGGCGGGAGGGTTCGGCCGTGCTGAACCTGCTGGAGACCGGCCCCGACCTGCTGCTGCGCCTCGATGGCATCCCCAGCCCCACCGACCGTGCGCTGCTGGCCGAATTCGCCGGCGCCCATGGCCTGCCGCGCATCGCCTGCGCCCCGCTGAAGGGCGGCGTGGCGGAGAATGTGGCCCAGGTGGCCCCGGTCTCCATCACCCTGGGGGATGTGCCGGTGGCGCCCGCCCCTGGCGCCTTCCTGCAGGCCACGCCGCAGGGGGAGGCCGCCATCGTCGCCGCCGTGCTGGCCGGCCTGCCGCCGAAGCTGACGGGGAAGGCCCGCATCGCCGACCTGTATGCCGGGCTGGGCACGCTGTCCTTCCCGCTCTCCGCCCGCGCCCGCGTCACGGCCTATGAGGGCGCGCCGGACGCCGTGGCGGCGCTGGACGCGGCCGCGCGGAAATCCGGCGGGCGCGTCACGGCCGTGAAGCGCGACCTCGCCCGCCAGCCGCTTTCGGTGAAGGAGCTGGAAGCCTTCGCCGCCGTGGTGCTGGACCCGCCCTATGCCGGCGCCGCGGACCAGATCCCGGCGCTGGCCCGCAGCGCCGTGCAGCGCATCATCTATGTCTCCTGCAACCCGGCGGCGCTGGGGCGGGATGCAGGGCTGCTGAACGCGGGGGGCTGGCGCCTCGTTTCCGCCACACCCATCGACCAGTTCCTGTGGTCAGCGCAGCTGGAGGCCGTCATGGTCTTCGCGCGCGGGGCCTGA
- a CDS encoding HesB/IscA family protein has translation MSTTTTPRPTRALPPLMQVSDAAAERLRALYAGGQEGRLLRVSVSTKGCSGMSYDLSWADAPGPGDEVVTDKGVTVLVDRKATLFLLGTTMDYEVKAMSAGFTFVNPNEKGRCGCGESFHV, from the coding sequence ATGAGCACGACCACCACCCCCCGCCCCACCCGCGCCCTGCCGCCGTTGATGCAGGTCTCCGATGCCGCCGCCGAGCGGCTGCGCGCCCTTTATGCCGGCGGGCAGGAAGGCAGGCTGCTGCGCGTGAGCGTCAGCACCAAGGGCTGCTCCGGCATGTCCTACGACCTCTCCTGGGCCGATGCGCCCGGGCCGGGGGACGAGGTCGTCACCGACAAGGGCGTGACCGTGCTGGTGGACCGCAAGGCGACGCTGTTCCTGCTGGGCACCACCATGGACTACGAGGTGAAGGCCATGTCCGCCGGCTTCACCTTCGTGAACCCGAATGAAAAGGGCCGCTGCGGCTGCGGCGAGAGCTTCCACGTCTGA